From the genome of Blautia pseudococcoides, one region includes:
- a CDS encoding LacI family DNA-binding transcriptional regulator has translation MAKVRLADIAERTGVSTVTVHNALAGNKGVSHELREEIQAVAQEMGYLALPAKKAEKETGEFRTIGVLIAENYLAQYTTFYWKMYQELAVVATDKHCFTAVEVLKKEDEKRTLRMPSCIGEKQVDGLIVLGEIDKNYIRKLKLMSQVPVVFLDFYDKELAKDAVVTDNFYGMFLMTEFLFEQGIDELGFVGSVFATSSIMDRYCGFMKSMMLHGKNIHPEWVIEDRDEVGQMGFELPKKLPKGFVCNCDLAAVMVMEQLQQRGFRVPEDISVVGFDNYLYPGLADRKITTYEVNTRAMTKVALEKVLKQIRNPKSGRGMDVVSGHMVIKRSVKLKE, from the coding sequence ATGGCAAAAGTAAGACTGGCGGATATTGCAGAGAGAACCGGTGTCAGCACCGTAACTGTGCATAATGCGCTGGCTGGGAATAAGGGAGTCAGCCATGAACTGCGGGAGGAGATCCAGGCGGTTGCCCAGGAGATGGGCTATCTGGCATTACCTGCTAAAAAGGCGGAGAAGGAGACAGGAGAGTTCCGGACAATAGGGGTATTGATCGCGGAGAACTATCTGGCACAGTATACCACATTTTACTGGAAGATGTATCAGGAACTGGCGGTTGTTGCGACAGATAAGCACTGCTTTACTGCAGTGGAGGTGTTGAAAAAGGAAGATGAGAAAAGGACGCTGCGGATGCCCTCCTGTATCGGGGAGAAACAAGTAGACGGACTGATCGTGCTTGGAGAAATTGATAAGAATTATATACGAAAATTAAAATTAATGTCACAGGTTCCGGTGGTGTTCCTTGACTTTTACGACAAAGAGCTTGCCAAAGATGCAGTAGTAACAGATAACTTTTATGGAATGTTTCTCATGACAGAATTTCTATTCGAGCAGGGAATTGATGAATTGGGATTTGTGGGATCTGTTTTCGCTACAAGCAGTATTATGGACCGTTACTGTGGTTTTATGAAGTCCATGATGCTGCACGGGAAGAATATCCATCCGGAGTGGGTGATCGAAGACCGTGATGAAGTAGGGCAGATGGGTTTTGAACTGCCGAAAAAGCTGCCTAAGGGATTTGTATGCAACTGTGATCTGGCGGCTGTTATGGTGATGGAACAGCTCCAGCAGCGGGGATTCAGAGTGCCGGAGGATATTTCGGTCGTTGGTTTTGATAACTATCTGTATCCGGGACTTGCGGACAGAAAGATTACCACTTATGAAGTAAACACCAGAGCTATGACAAAGGTGGCACTGGAAAAGGTATTAAAACAAATTCGTAATCCAAAGTCCGGCAGAGGGATGGATGTGGTATCTGGTCATATGGTAATTAAGCGAAGTGTCAAGTTGAAAGAATAG
- a CDS encoding YabP/YqfC family sporulation protein, translated as MRKKSTPLTGRIADSLQIPKDLAYREAIFTMTGSRELFIENYKCIRQYEDTCIVLLTKHDAIKIEGTHLTIDYYTNEEMKITGSICCVSFL; from the coding sequence CTCACCGGCCGCATCGCCGACTCCCTCCAAATTCCCAAAGACCTGGCATACCGGGAAGCCATCTTCACAATGACCGGCTCCAGGGAGCTTTTCATAGAAAATTACAAATGCATCCGCCAATACGAGGACACCTGCATTGTCCTTCTCACCAAACACGATGCTATAAAAATAGAGGGAACCCACCTCACCATTGACTACTACACCAACGAGGAAATGAAGATCACGGGAAGCATCTGTTGTGTTTCCTTTCTATAA
- a CDS encoding alpha-galactosidase, translating to MTIQFNEETKIFKLDTKETTYLIGVSPEGYVGHIYYGERMEAEDAYYLLRTEEPPYTPGVNAREKSSFLDFFPMEYPSGGVGDYRESCINIRNEAGCMGSEFLYESYTIRDGKPRLEGLPASFGAEDEVQTLEITCTDPVLQVKIVLAYSVFEKEDVITRSVKIINEGKRHLKLEKVYSACLDMDDESFDMITLCGSWARERHIQKRRIGYGKQLVSSARGESGHQEHPFLALATPGTTQEQGKVYAMHFVYSGNFIGQAEKTQFDAVRMVMGIHKEEFCWNLKEGEAFQAPEVVLVYSAEGYGKMTRSLHDFYRNHMIRSPYKNKKRPILINNWEATYFDFNTEKLLDIAREAKKDGIEMLVMDDGWFGRRNSDNCSLGDWTVNEEKINGGLRHLVEEVKKIGLQFGIWFEPEMISPDSELYRAHPDWAIQIPGRQATMSREQYVLDLANPEVVEYAYESVAKILRSAPIDYVKWDMNRQLSDMGSAYLPADAQQELFHRYVLGVYQMQERLLTEFPELLLENCSGGGARFDPGMLYYSPQIWCSDDTDAVERLEIQEGTAMLYPLSAMGAHVSDCPNHSVGRITPFETRGHVALAGTFGYELDITKIPEEDRKMIPKQTELYHKYNDLVREGDYYRIASYSDNGKYDCYLVAAKDRSEVLMTYVQVRGVANSRSRKVRLKGLDLTAMYMLEGTQEKYTGEMLMKGGFLVKGMWGDAVSRLYHFIKIS from the coding sequence ATGACAATTCAGTTTAACGAGGAAACTAAAATTTTCAAGCTGGACACAAAGGAGACGACCTATTTAATAGGGGTTTCCCCGGAGGGATATGTAGGACATATCTATTATGGAGAACGGATGGAAGCGGAGGATGCGTATTATCTTCTCAGGACAGAAGAGCCCCCCTATACACCAGGGGTGAATGCAAGAGAAAAATCTTCATTTCTTGACTTTTTTCCTATGGAATATCCCTCAGGAGGGGTTGGAGATTACCGTGAAAGCTGTATTAACATCCGGAATGAAGCCGGATGCATGGGAAGTGAATTTCTGTATGAGTCGTATACGATCAGAGACGGCAAGCCGCGCCTGGAAGGTCTTCCGGCTTCTTTTGGAGCAGAGGATGAGGTACAGACATTGGAAATCACCTGTACAGATCCGGTGCTGCAGGTAAAAATTGTTCTTGCCTATTCTGTTTTTGAAAAAGAAGATGTCATAACAAGAAGTGTAAAAATTATAAATGAAGGAAAACGGCATCTGAAATTAGAAAAAGTCTATAGTGCATGCCTGGATATGGACGATGAGTCCTTTGATATGATTACGCTGTGCGGATCATGGGCGAGAGAACGCCACATCCAAAAGAGGAGAATCGGATATGGGAAACAGCTTGTTTCGTCTGCAAGGGGAGAGTCCGGACATCAGGAACATCCGTTTCTTGCACTTGCAACACCGGGTACGACACAGGAACAGGGGAAAGTCTATGCGATGCATTTTGTGTATTCGGGAAATTTCATCGGCCAGGCAGAGAAGACCCAATTTGACGCAGTGCGTATGGTGATGGGGATTCATAAGGAGGAATTTTGCTGGAATCTTAAGGAAGGAGAGGCATTTCAGGCACCGGAAGTGGTTTTGGTTTATTCGGCAGAAGGATATGGAAAAATGACCAGATCTCTTCATGACTTTTATCGAAACCACATGATCCGAAGTCCCTATAAAAATAAAAAACGTCCAATCCTGATCAACAACTGGGAAGCTACATATTTTGATTTTAATACGGAAAAGCTGTTGGATATTGCCAGAGAAGCCAAAAAGGACGGAATTGAGATGCTCGTCATGGATGATGGCTGGTTTGGCAGGAGAAATAGTGACAACTGTTCTCTGGGAGATTGGACTGTCAATGAGGAGAAGATCAACGGAGGTCTTCGTCATTTGGTTGAAGAGGTGAAAAAAATCGGTCTTCAGTTTGGAATCTGGTTTGAACCGGAGATGATCTCGCCGGATTCAGAACTCTACAGAGCACATCCGGATTGGGCGATCCAGATTCCGGGGCGTCAGGCTACCATGAGCAGAGAACAGTATGTGCTGGATTTGGCTAATCCGGAAGTTGTGGAGTATGCCTATGAATCTGTAGCCAAGATTCTCAGAAGTGCTCCGATTGACTATGTGAAATGGGATATGAACCGGCAGCTTAGTGATATGGGCAGTGCCTATCTGCCGGCGGACGCTCAGCAGGAGCTGTTTCATCGGTATGTGCTGGGTGTATATCAGATGCAGGAAAGGCTTCTGACAGAGTTTCCGGAACTTCTTTTGGAAAATTGCTCCGGCGGCGGGGCCAGGTTTGACCCGGGAATGCTCTACTACAGTCCGCAGATTTGGTGTTCCGATGATACAGATGCAGTAGAACGTCTGGAGATTCAGGAGGGAACGGCAATGCTCTATCCGCTTTCTGCTATGGGAGCTCATGTCAGTGACTGCCCGAATCATTCTGTAGGGCGTATCACGCCATTTGAGACAAGAGGGCACGTGGCTCTTGCAGGAACTTTCGGATATGAGCTGGATATTACCAAAATCCCGGAAGAGGACCGCAAAATGATCCCGAAACAGACGGAACTGTATCACAAATACAATGATCTGGTGCGGGAAGGAGATTACTACCGTATTGCATCTTACTCGGATAATGGAAAATATGACTGTTATCTGGTAGCGGCAAAGGACCGGTCTGAGGTGTTGATGACTTATGTACAGGTCAGAGGTGTTGCAAACAGCCGAAGCAGAAAAGTAAGGCTGAAGGGACTGGATCTGACAGCAATGTATATGCTGGAAGGTACGCAGGAAAAATACACAGGGGAAATGCTCATGAAGGGTGGATTCCTGGTCAAAGGTATGTGGGGAGACGCGGTAAGCAGGCTGTATCATTTTATAAAAATTTCGTAA
- a CDS encoding glycoside hydrolase family 130 protein: MSKFKLISPEVANVPWQEKPEGLTGAPIWRYSENPVIGRNPAEGVARIFNSAVIPYEGAFIGVFRGEQVNGIPYIYMGRSQDGIHWEIEKEKISFVDENGDPFMPVYAYDPRLVKIEDVYYIIWCQDFYGAAIGMAKTTDFKTFTRIENPFLPFNRNAVLFPRKIDGKFMMLSRPSDSGHTPFGDIFVSESKDMVYWGKHRHVMGKSSEWWESVKIGGGAAPIETSEGWLLIYHGVSGTCNGYVYSIGGAILDIDNPSIVKYRCENFLLTPEEWYEERGFVPNVTFPCATIHDSKTNKMAVYYGAADSYVCLAFTYADELAAYIKEHSMVRENDTEIGRR; encoded by the coding sequence ATGAGTAAATTTAAGTTGATAAGCCCGGAAGTGGCAAATGTTCCATGGCAGGAAAAGCCGGAAGGACTGACAGGTGCTCCTATCTGGCGTTACAGCGAAAACCCGGTCATCGGAAGAAATCCGGCAGAAGGGGTGGCAAGAATCTTTAACAGCGCCGTGATTCCTTATGAAGGTGCTTTTATCGGTGTGTTCCGGGGGGAACAGGTGAACGGGATCCCATACATTTACATGGGAAGAAGCCAAGATGGCATCCACTGGGAAATTGAAAAAGAGAAGATTTCTTTTGTTGACGAAAATGGAGATCCATTTATGCCGGTGTATGCATACGATCCCCGTCTGGTTAAAATTGAGGACGTATACTATATCATTTGGTGCCAGGATTTTTATGGTGCAGCCATTGGTATGGCAAAAACCACGGATTTTAAAACATTTACAAGAATAGAGAACCCGTTTCTTCCGTTTAACCGGAATGCGGTTCTTTTCCCGCGAAAAATAGATGGAAAATTTATGATGCTCTCGCGGCCAAGTGACAGCGGCCATACACCATTCGGAGATATTTTTGTCTCTGAAAGTAAAGATATGGTGTACTGGGGCAAACACCGTCATGTTATGGGCAAGAGCAGTGAATGGTGGGAGTCAGTGAAGATTGGAGGAGGAGCAGCTCCCATTGAGACAAGTGAAGGATGGCTCCTGATTTATCATGGAGTCAGCGGAACTTGTAATGGATATGTGTACAGTATCGGTGGTGCGATTTTAGATATTGATAATCCATCCATTGTAAAATACCGCTGTGAGAATTTCCTTCTGACACCGGAAGAATGGTATGAAGAGCGTGGATTTGTGCCGAATGTAACCTTCCCGTGTGCCACGATCCATGACAGTAAAACAAATAAAATGGCAGTCTATTACGGCGCTGCAGACAGCTATGTATGCCTTGCATTTACCTATGCAGATGAGCTGGCAGCTTATATCAAAGAACACAGTATGGTAAGAGAAAACGATACAGAGATTGGCAGGAGATAG
- a CDS encoding carbohydrate ABC transporter permease: protein MSDPKTDKKSFKEWIGSRRIQKRLVICTFMFLPLFLLLLFTYIPFGKMVQFSFYDMKYLGARTFVGIKNYVDVFKRSDIFGSLFVSVYYMGGAVLQLALSLFFATMMVFKVKGESVFKGAMFFPYLICGIAVGFIFKFFYARGYVLDTILQAFGMNLEDIPLWLQDKSINNFALVATSVWRYTGQNMILFLGAMMSVDTDLYEAASLDGANKWHQFRYIIMPSIKSIIVLNLILSISGSLSAFEPPYVITNGQMGTGTYFVIMNRLAHENQKVGLACAMALVLLVIIIICTVAQKLFFKYAFDDGSSDESKAAVRRRKKEEKKRRAMAKGGVR from the coding sequence ATGAGTGATCCGAAAACAGATAAAAAAAGCTTTAAGGAGTGGATTGGGAGCCGAAGGATTCAGAAGAGACTGGTTATTTGCACGTTTATGTTTCTGCCCCTTTTCCTTCTGCTTTTGTTTACCTATATACCTTTTGGTAAGATGGTTCAGTTCAGCTTCTATGATATGAAATATCTGGGAGCCAGAACTTTTGTAGGTATTAAAAATTATGTGGATGTATTTAAACGCTCCGATATTTTTGGTTCCTTATTCGTCAGTGTTTACTACATGGGCGGCGCGGTGCTTCAGCTAGCTCTGTCGCTGTTTTTTGCAACCATGATGGTGTTCAAAGTAAAAGGAGAATCTGTATTTAAGGGAGCTATGTTTTTCCCCTACTTAATTTGTGGTATTGCAGTTGGCTTTATTTTTAAGTTCTTTTATGCAAGAGGATATGTACTGGATACAATTCTTCAGGCATTTGGTATGAATCTGGAAGATATCCCCCTGTGGCTCCAGGATAAAAGTATCAATAACTTTGCCCTGGTGGCAACTTCTGTATGGAGATATACAGGACAGAATATGATTTTATTCCTGGGAGCCATGATGTCTGTGGATACAGATCTTTATGAGGCAGCATCTCTGGACGGTGCAAACAAATGGCATCAGTTCCGGTACATCATTATGCCAAGTATCAAATCCATCATTGTGCTGAATCTGATACTTTCCATCAGTGGTTCTCTGAGTGCATTTGAACCGCCATATGTTATCACAAATGGTCAGATGGGAACCGGTACATACTTCGTTATTATGAACCGTCTTGCTCATGAAAACCAGAAAGTCGGTCTTGCCTGTGCAATGGCTTTGGTACTTTTGGTGATCATCATTATCTGTACTGTGGCACAGAAGCTGTTTTTCAAATATGCATTTGATGATGGCAGCAGTGATGAGTCCAAGGCAGCTGTAAGACGTAGAAAGAAAGAAGAGAAGAAACGTCGTGCAATGGCGAAAGGAGGAGTCAGATGA
- a CDS encoding ACT domain-containing protein: MLKQISIFAENKKGMLQSVTGILARENINIMGSVTNDSAEYGIIRMVVSDPQRALDALSKEGFICRDTDVLGVELDDDPGALDRLLISLLDSNINVDYLYLSFNRSSGMPIMILHVDCISEVKNCLQAKGHCVL; this comes from the coding sequence ATGCTTAAGCAAATATCCATATTCGCAGAAAACAAAAAAGGAATGCTGCAGTCTGTCACCGGTATCCTTGCAAGAGAAAACATTAATATTATGGGGTCTGTCACCAACGACAGTGCCGAATACGGCATTATCCGCATGGTGGTCTCTGACCCGCAAAGGGCGCTTGACGCACTTTCTAAAGAGGGCTTTATCTGCCGTGACACAGATGTTCTGGGGGTGGAGCTGGATGATGATCCTGGTGCTTTGGACAGGCTTTTGATATCCTTGCTGGACAGCAACATTAATGTGGACTATCTCTATCTTTCTTTCAACCGCAGTTCGGGAATGCCTATTATGATCCTTCATGTAGACTGCATCAGTGAAGTAAAAAACTGCCTGCAGGCCAAGGGACACTGTGTCCTGTAA
- a CDS encoding carbohydrate ABC transporter permease, with the protein MMKFKKMKPAAIIFSVIKYISLILASVIALVPVSVCILTAFKTNEEYAATSPLDLPATFGNFENFRIALEKANMLRGFLNTAVVLLVVLTVSVFVGSMLAYILNRFKFPGRGMIEGLFLFASLLPGIAMQVTIYEIMTNLHLINHLYGYMIVLMGTDIISIYIFLQFFENLPTSLDESAIMDGCTYFGVFFRILFPLLKPAIVTSLVLKGVSVYNEYYASNLYLQLPELKTISTALYTFTGPYGNQYNYICAGVIITIIPILIFFLVFQKQVYSGMAAGAVKG; encoded by the coding sequence ATGATGAAGTTCAAGAAGATGAAACCTGCTGCAATTATATTCAGTGTAATTAAATATATATCATTGATTCTTGCATCTGTAATTGCACTGGTTCCGGTCAGTGTGTGTATATTGACTGCATTTAAGACAAATGAAGAATATGCTGCGACTTCACCATTGGATTTGCCGGCTACATTTGGCAATTTTGAAAATTTCAGGATTGCTTTAGAAAAGGCAAACATGCTGAGAGGGTTTCTGAACACGGCAGTGGTACTGCTTGTGGTGCTTACCGTTTCCGTATTTGTGGGGTCTATGCTGGCATATATACTGAACAGATTCAAATTCCCGGGACGCGGTATGATTGAAGGATTATTCCTGTTTGCATCCCTGCTTCCGGGTATCGCAATGCAGGTGACAATTTATGAAATCATGACAAATCTGCATCTGATCAATCATCTGTATGGATACATGATCGTGCTGATGGGAACAGATATTATTTCCATTTATATTTTCCTGCAGTTTTTTGAAAATCTGCCCACCTCGCTGGATGAGTCTGCGATCATGGATGGCTGTACCTATTTTGGGGTATTCTTCCGGATTCTGTTTCCGCTTTTAAAACCGGCGATCGTAACCTCTCTGGTGCTGAAAGGTGTCAGCGTGTATAACGAATATTACGCATCCAACCTGTATCTGCAGCTTCCGGAATTGAAGACCATATCCACAGCGCTTTATACTTTTACAGGACCTTACGGTAACCAGTATAACTATATCTGTGCCGGTGTAATTATAACGATTATTCCCATCCTGATCTTCTTCCTGGTATTCCAGAAACAGGTATACAGCGGAATGGCAGCAGGGGCAGTCAAGGGATAA
- a CDS encoding ABC transporter substrate-binding protein — MKNKKMISLGLAAAMVFSLAACGEKDQKTGGTANTKVPTIDQIKLGEDYKDLKADIKILTNRTDIVDSVYKGYAEEFMKMYPNIKVTYDAVTDYEESLTLRLTSGDWGDICFIPSTADKGELGNYFTPLGDYETLNGIYNFVTEKTYDDTVYGIPNGGTAGGVAYNKKVWADAGITELPKTPDEFLADLKLIQEKTDAIPLYTNFSAGWTMGAWNDYVGIASNGDPDYKNNKLLHAKDPFTKNEENSGPYAVYYTLYEAVKEKLVEEDPASSDWESSKAMINNGEIGSMVLGSWCVQQFKDIDPANADNIGYMPFPITVNGKQSAASGGNYAYAINKSAATDNQIAAMLYVKWLLEESPIFDDEGSIPALKGEELPDSLAEFDGVELLSDNASQKGEESLYDDIRNSAEVLSGDYPVGEVLEAALYGNKSLDDLMNEWNAKWTSAQESFGVEITE, encoded by the coding sequence ATGAAAAACAAAAAAATGATAAGTCTTGGACTTGCGGCAGCCATGGTGTTTTCACTCGCAGCATGCGGAGAAAAAGACCAGAAGACAGGAGGAACTGCCAATACCAAAGTGCCAACCATCGACCAGATTAAACTGGGAGAAGATTATAAGGATTTAAAGGCTGATATTAAGATCCTGACCAACCGTACTGACATTGTAGACAGCGTATATAAGGGATATGCAGAAGAATTCATGAAGATGTACCCGAATATCAAAGTTACATATGATGCGGTGACAGATTATGAAGAGTCATTGACACTTCGACTGACCAGCGGAGATTGGGGTGACATTTGTTTCATTCCATCTACAGCGGATAAGGGTGAATTAGGGAACTATTTTACTCCATTGGGAGATTATGAAACTCTGAATGGAATTTATAATTTTGTTACAGAGAAAACCTATGATGATACTGTATACGGAATTCCAAACGGAGGAACAGCAGGCGGAGTTGCTTATAACAAGAAAGTATGGGCAGACGCAGGGATTACAGAGCTGCCGAAGACTCCGGATGAGTTCCTTGCAGATCTGAAGCTGATCCAGGAAAAGACAGATGCCATTCCTCTGTATACAAATTTCTCCGCAGGCTGGACCATGGGAGCATGGAATGATTATGTGGGAATTGCATCTAACGGAGATCCGGATTACAAAAACAACAAACTGCTTCATGCAAAGGATCCATTCACAAAGAATGAAGAAAACAGCGGCCCTTATGCAGTTTACTATACCTTATATGAGGCTGTAAAAGAAAAACTGGTAGAAGAAGATCCCGCATCCAGCGACTGGGAATCTTCCAAAGCAATGATCAATAATGGTGAGATTGGTTCCATGGTACTTGGTTCCTGGTGTGTACAGCAGTTTAAAGATATTGATCCTGCAAATGCGGACAATATTGGATATATGCCATTCCCCATTACTGTAAACGGAAAACAGTCTGCAGCATCCGGCGGAAATTATGCATATGCAATTAATAAAAGCGCAGCAACAGATAACCAAATTGCAGCCATGCTTTATGTAAAATGGCTTCTGGAAGAGTCACCCATCTTTGACGATGAGGGAAGTATTCCGGCACTGAAAGGGGAAGAGCTTCCGGATTCTCTGGCAGAGTTCGATGGCGTAGAATTGCTTTCTGATAATGCATCACAGAAGGGCGAAGAAAGTCTTTACGATGATATCCGTAATTCCGCTGAAGTATTAAGCGGCGATTATCCGGTAGGAGAGGTTCTGGAAGCAGCGCTTTACGGAAACAAGTCCCTGGATGACCTGATGAATGAGTGGAATGCAAAATGGACATCCGCACAGGAGTCTTTCGGTGTGGAGATTACAGAGTAG
- a CDS encoding sporulation protein YqfD has protein sequence MKAWNYYCKGYVRIRLQSGGPERFLNMCAHHNIPIWDLQNRGGFYEMNVSISGFYQMKPICRKTGSRVKIIKKYGLPFFFYRNKKRKAFFIGILAGFCLLMVLSQHIWNIHVEGNRHNSTQTILNYLDEIQIHHGILKKNVDCSYIAEQMRKEFPDITWVSAKISGTRLILEVKENATANKMIKQTEENPSSIIAGRSGTIVSMITRKGTPCKKVGETCEKGETLVSGRVDIMNDSKEVVGYEYTESDADIYIQSQMQYYHEFNMHFQKNVYTGEAKKGPVLQFGDYVLNLKGENRFDQFDTVTKLHQVRVTENFRLPIFYGSCIDYESVTKPYKYTKEGAEKKAQEQLDLLLETLREKDVRIEANNVKIQVLDNVCVAKGQLTIIEKSIQKQPVEILEQPPQTTEETEE, from the coding sequence TTGAAGGCTTGGAATTATTACTGTAAAGGCTATGTCCGCATCCGGCTGCAGAGCGGCGGCCCGGAACGTTTCCTGAATATGTGTGCCCACCATAACATCCCCATCTGGGATTTGCAGAACCGCGGCGGTTTTTATGAGATGAATGTAAGTATTTCCGGATTCTACCAGATGAAGCCCATATGCCGAAAGACCGGTTCCCGTGTGAAAATCATAAAAAAATACGGACTGCCCTTCTTTTTTTACCGCAACAAAAAAAGAAAGGCATTTTTTATCGGCATTTTAGCAGGTTTTTGCCTGCTGATGGTATTATCCCAGCATATCTGGAATATTCATGTGGAGGGCAACCGCCACAACAGCACCCAGACCATACTCAATTATCTGGATGAAATCCAAATCCATCACGGCATATTAAAAAAGAATGTGGACTGCTCCTACATAGCGGAACAGATGCGTAAGGAATTTCCTGATATCACCTGGGTTTCCGCAAAAATATCCGGTACACGGCTCATTTTGGAAGTTAAAGAAAATGCCACGGCAAACAAGATGATCAAACAGACAGAAGAGAATCCCAGCAGTATAATTGCCGGAAGATCAGGCACCATTGTTTCCATGATCACCAGAAAGGGCACACCGTGCAAAAAGGTGGGGGAGACCTGCGAAAAGGGTGAGACACTGGTGTCAGGAAGAGTAGATATCATGAATGACAGTAAAGAAGTGGTGGGGTATGAATATACGGAGTCTGACGCAGATATTTACATTCAGTCACAGATGCAGTATTACCATGAATTTAATATGCACTTCCAAAAAAATGTCTATACCGGTGAAGCCAAAAAAGGCCCGGTTCTGCAGTTTGGAGATTACGTGCTCAACCTGAAAGGGGAAAACCGTTTTGACCAGTTTGATACTGTGACAAAACTACATCAGGTGCGAGTGACCGAAAATTTCCGCCTTCCCATTTTTTATGGGAGCTGTATAGATTACGAGAGCGTCACAAAGCCCTACAAATATACAAAGGAAGGCGCGGAAAAGAAAGCGCAGGAACAGCTTGACCTCCTGCTGGAAACACTGCGGGAAAAAGATGTCCGGATAGAAGCAAACAATGTAAAGATCCAAGTTCTGGACAATGTCTGTGTGGCGAAAGGACAATTGACCATCATAGAAAAATCCATACAAAAACAACCTGTGGAGATACTGGAGCAGCCCCCGCAAACTACAGAGGAAACAGAAGAATGA